A stretch of DNA from Serinibacter arcticus:
CTGTCCCGGCTGGGGGGACTGGGCCGGCGGCGTCGTGCCGTAGGGCGACGGCGACGCCGAGTACCCGGCGGGGGCGCCGGACGCCTGCGGCTGGGAAGGCGACTGCTGGTACGACGGCGGTGCGGCCTGTTGCGGGTAGCCCCCCTGCGGGTTGCCGCCCTGGGGGTAGCCCCCCTGCGGGTTGCCGCCCTGGGAGTAGCCCCCCTGCGAGTAACCCTGCTGCGAGTGGCCGCCCGGGGAGTGACCGCCCTGCGGCTGCTGCGCGGGGGAGGCCTGGCCGTAGCCCTGCGGCGGCTGGGCTGCCTGCGCAGGCGGGAACCCGTGGGACGCCTGCGGCGCCTGCCCCGGCTGCGGGTAGCTCGACGGCGGGGAGCCCTGCTGCCCGCCGCCCCAGGTCGGCGCGGGCTGTGGCGGCGCGGCGGTCGGCGCAGGCTGCGACGGCGCGGCGGGCTGCGAGGGCTGACCAGGCGCAGCGGGCTGAGCGGGCGCGGGCTGCGACGCCGACCCGGGCGCCGCCTGACCGAACGACGGCGCGACGTACTCCTGCGACGGTGACGGAGTGCCGGCCGCGGGCGGCTCGTCGGGGGTGGGCGTCGACGGGCCGGAGGGTTCGGTCATGCCACGAAAGTACACGCGCGCGACCGATCAGGCCGGGTCGGAGCAGGCGGTCCCGCCGAGCGGTCCCGCCAGGCAGACCTGCCCGGTGGTGCCGCCCTCGTCGGACGTGCAGCGCCGCCCGTCAGCCGACCAGGTCCACCGTGAGCAGCGAGCCCGACGAACGCACGAGGCAGGTGGCCGTCCGCTCGCCCTCGTCCCAGGCCGCCGGCGTCGGCACGAACCACCACGGCAGGTACTCGGCGCCGTCGAGCCCGCGCTCGGCGAGCTCGGCGGTGCAGATGTCCTCCGCCGTCTTCAGGGCGCCCTCGGGGCCGGGGTAGGAGGCGTCATCGAGCTCCCACGTGGTGAGCGCCTGTGCGACGTGGTCCTGCGCGCACGGGACGAGCGTCACCTCGCCGACCTCCTGCTGCGCGGGCAGGAGCTCCACGCAGTTGCCGGGGGCGACGAGACTCGGGTGCACGGTCCGCGGCTCGGCAACGTCGCCCGCCTCGGAGGTGCCGCCAGACGTCGTGAAACCACCGAGGGCGGCCACGACCCCCACGACGACCCAGCCGATGGTCCCGACCGCGCCGAGGGCGATGCCCGCCGTCGCGATCCGGGGGCTGCGGCGCCACGCCCGCGTGGTCCGGCGCAGGCCGACGATTCCGAGCGCCAGCGCGATCGGCCCCGTGCCCAGCGCCCCGGCCACGACCGAGGCGACGGCGACGCCGTCGAGCGGGGCCCGGGCCATCTGCGGCAGGGCGAACGGGACGTCGGGACCCGTCGACGCGGCCGGCGCCGGAGCGCCCTGGCCCGGCGCCGCCGGCCCGCCGAACCCTCCCGGCGGTGGATCCCAGGGTCGACCCGGCGCACCGGTCACCCCCGTCGTCCCTCCCGCCGTCGCAGCCGGCGTCACCGGACGCGGCGGCGCCGCGTACGGACTCCGCGACGCGCCGGGCTCCCACGCCGTCGGGGCGGCCGCACCGTTCGGCCCCGGCCCGGCCAGCGGGATGGCGGGGACGGCCGGGACGTCGTGCCCGCCGCTGCCCCCGTCGTCGCCCCCGCCGGGGTCCTTGGCCATCAGACGTCCGCCAGCTCGACGATCACGGGGGCGTGGTCGCTCGCGCCCTTGCCCTTGCGCTCCTCGCGGTCGATGCGCGCACCGGTGAGGCGAGCGGCGGCCGACGGCGACCCGAGCGCGAGGTCGATCCGCATGCCCTGCCGCTTGGGGAACCTCAGCTGGGTGTAGTCCCAGTAGGTGAACTCGTCGGGGGTGAACTGCCGTGTCATCTCGGTGAAGCCGGCGGCCTCGACGGCGGTCAGCGCGTCGCGCTCGGGCACGGTCACGTGGGTCGAGCCCTCGAAGAACGCACGGTCCCAGACGTCGGAGTCCAGCGGCGCGATGTTCCAGTCGCCCACGAGCATCGTCGGCGTGGGGGAGGCCGACCACTGCTCGGCGCTGTCGCGCAGGGCCTTCAGCCACTCGAGCTTGTAGGTGTAGTGCGGGTCGGTGATCGTGCGGCCGTTGGGCACGTACAGGCTCCAGACGCGCACCCCGCCGCACGTCGCGCCGATCGCGCGCGCCTCGGTGACCAGGGGGTCGCCGAACCCGGGCTGCTGCGGGAAGGCGGTCTCGACGTCGGTGATCCCCACCTTCGAGGCGATGGCGACGCCGTTCCACTGGTTCAGCCCGTGGTGGACGACCTCGTAGCCGATCGCCTCGAACGGCAGCATCGGGAACTGGGCGTCCTTGCACTTGGTCTCCTGCATCGCCAGCACGTCCACCCCGGTGCGCTCCAGCCAGGCGGTCACGCGGTCGACGCGCGCGCGGATGGAGTTCACGTTCCAGGTGGCGATCTGCATGGCTCCACGCTACCGGCGGGCTCCGACACCCACCGCGGACGACCTGCCCGACCACAGGGCCGCACGACAACCACCATCCCCTCTCGTGCACGGCCCTGACTGATCGGTTCTGACCAGACCTCCCACCCGTACTGATCGACTCTGCGCGGAACCGTTCACTTGTCTTGACCAAGTCATGACAATCGCTCAGGATGGCCACATCCACTACCCGAGTCGAGCGGTGCCGCTCGTCCCACCCTCGTGGCCCATCCCTGCACGAGTCCGCCCTCCCGTACCAACGAGATGACGATGCAATGACGCGAAAAGTCTCCATCCTTGCCCTGGCCGCCGCCGTGGCTGCCTCCCTGGCGGTCGTCCCGACGGCCGCCGCCGACACCTTCCCCGTCGAGACCAACAACTGGCGCGGTACGCCCGCCGTCTTCGAGGTGAACCGCCTCCCCGCCACCAGCAGGACCGTCCCGCTCGCCGACCTGGGCTCCGCGCTCGGGCCGGTGCTCGAGGCCGAGGCCGCCAGCCCCTGGCTGACCTCGCTCAACGGGACCTGGAAGTTCGCCTGGTCGCCGAACCCGTACGCCACCCCCGAGGGGTTCGAGGCGCCGTCGTTCGACACCTCCGCGTGGGACGAGATCGAGGTGCCGCACAACTGGCAGCTCGACGGCTTCGGCGCCGAGGACAACGGCGACATCGTCTACCTCAACCAGCGCCACCCGTGGCAGGGCTACGGGCGCATCGCGCCGCCGACCGTGCCGGTCGAGCACAACTCCGTCGGCTCCTACGTCCGCACCTTCGAGGTGCCGGCCGAGTGGGACGGCCGCCGCACGATCCTCGCGTTCCAGGGCGTGAAGTCCGCCCTGACCGTCTGGGTCAACGGCGAGGAGATCGGCTACAGCGAGGACAGCTACGGCCCCGCCGAGTTCGACGTCACCGACGCGCTCGTCGACGGCACCAACACCATCGCCGTCGAGGTCCTCCGCTGGTCGGACGGCTCCTGGCTGGAGAACCAGGACCAGCTCGACCTCTCGGGCATCTTCCGGGACGTCGAGCTCTACTCCGTCCCGCAGGTCCACCTCGAGGACCACACCGTCAAGGTCCACCTCGACGACGACTACGTCGACGGCGAGCTCGAGATCGCCGCCGTCGTCGCCCAGCAGGACGCCACGGCCGAGGCCGACGCCCTGCGCGTGCGCCTCTTCGAGGACGAGACCGCGGTCCTGGACACCTCGCTGCCGCTGACCTTCGACGCCGACGGCGTCGCCGAGATCGCGCTGACCGAGGACGTCGACAGCCCCGCGCTGTGGACCGCCGAGCACCCCAACCTCTACACGCTCGTCTACGAGGTCCTGGACGGGACCGACGTCGTGGAGACCATCTCCTCGCGCGTCGGCTTCCGCGAGATCGAGATCATCGACGGCATCCAGAAGCTCAACGGCCTCACGTTCGACATCAAGGGCGTCAACCGCGGCGAGCAGCACGGTGACTACGGCCAGGCCATGCCCGTCGAGGTCATCGAGTCCGACCTCGTGCTCATGAAGCAGAACAACATCGACGCCGTCCGCACCTCGCACTACCCGGCCCACCCCGCGCTGTACCACCTGGCCGACGAGCTCGGCGTGTACGTGATGGACGAGGCCAACCTCGAGACGCACGACATGCGGCCGTTCCCGGGCAACAACGCCGCCTGGTACGACACCGTCTTCGACCGCTTCACGACCATGTACGGCCGCGACAAGAACCACACCTCGGTGCTGTGGTGGTCGATGGGCAACGAGGTCGGCAGCGGAACCGTCTTCCAGGACGGCGCCGCGTGGTTCAAGGAGGTCGACCCCGAGCGGCTCATGCACTTCCAGCAGGACCGCGCGCTCGCCGACATCGACGGCACGTTCTACCCCGAGCTCGACGCCGTGCAGCGCCTCGCCGACCGCGGCAACGGCGGCAAGCCCTGGATGATGAGCGAGTACTCGCACGCCATGGGCAACAGCAACGGCAACCTCCTGGAGTACTGGGAGATCATGGACACCGCCGAGTGGCTCCAGGGCGGATTCATCTGGGAGTGGTCGGACCAGGCGGTCCGCGTGCCGAAGGACGGCGGCTTCAAGGCCCTGCCGATCCCCGAGGGCACGCCCGAGTCGGAGACCTACTTCAGCTACGCCGGTGACTGGGGCACGTACGCCAACGACGGGTTCTTCTCGCTCGACGGCATCGTCAACCCCGACCACACCCCGCACCCCGCGATGGACGAGATCGCCGCGGTCTACGCGCCGGTCGCCGTCGCCGAGCAGGACCTGGCCAACGGCCGGGTCGAGCTCCGCAACGAGTTCATGTCCACCGACCTCGCCGACGTCAACCTGACGTGGGAGCTGCGTCGCGACGACGTCGTCGTCGACGACGGCACGCTCGAGGTCCAGCTCGCCGCCGGCGAGACCGCGTGGGTCGACCTGCCCGTCACCGAGCCGGCCGACGCGCCGGCCGGCGCCGAGTACTGGCTCGACATCACGGTGGCCGCCCCGAGGCGCTGTCCTGGGCGCCCGCCGGCCACGTCTACGCGCTCATGCAGCTCGACCTGCCGTGGGGCGTCGAGCGCGCCCCCGTGCTCGACGCCGACACCGAGGCCCCCGAGGTCGTGGAGACCGACGCCGACGTCACCCTCACCGGCGACGACTTCGAGCTCGTCATCGACAAGATCACCGGCCTCATCACCTCGTTCGTCGCCGACGGCGAGGAGCTGCTGCTGGAGGGCCCGACGCCCGACTTCTGGCGTCCCTCCACCCAGAACGACGTGCGCAACTCCCTCGCCGCGCGCACCGCGCCGTGGCGCGAGGCGGGCCGCAACGTCGCGGTCGAGGAGGTCACGATCACCGAGACCGAGGCCGGCACCGTGAACGTCCAGCTCACAGGATCGCTCCCGACGCCGACCTCCCCGGAGTACCGGCTCGGCTACATCGTGACCAGCGACGGCGAGGTCGTCATCCGCTCCACGATGGCCGGGGAGTCCCAGCTCGCGGAGCTGCCCGCGATGGGTACCGCCCTCGTCCTCCCGGGCGAGTACGACAACGTCACCTGGCTCGGCCGCGGGCCGGGCGAGAACTGGAACGACCGCAACTTCGCCACGACGGTGGGGCTGTGGGAGAGCACGGTCGACGAGCAGGTCTACCCGTTCCCGATCCCGCAGGCCACGGGCCACCACACCGACGTCCGGTGGGCCACGCTGACCAACGAGGCCGGCAGCGGTCTCCTCGTGGGGGCCGTCGACGAGCCGATCCAGTTCGCGGCGCTCCCGTACTCCGAGGCGGAGATCACGGACACCAGCCACCACCACGACCTGGAGGCCGACGGCAACGTGCACCTCGCCGTCGACGGGGCCCAGCAGGGTCTCGGGCACCAGTGGGGCTCGCCGGCGCTGCCGAAGTACACCCTGCAGTCACGTGACGCGCACTCCTTCGAGTTCCTCCTGCGTCCGATCACCGCGGCCGACGACGTCAACGCGCTCGCCCGCCGCACGATCGACCTCGACCTGCTGAGCTCGATCACGGTCGACGGTCAGCCGATCGAGACGTTCCACACGGACGTCACCGACTACACGATCACGTTCTCCGGGGCCATCGAGCGCGACGTCCCGGTCGTGGCCGCGGCCCCGGCGTCCGACGGCGTCGAGATCACCGTGACCCAGTCCGAGGACATCCCCGGCACCGCCACGGTGACGGCGACGAGCGCCGACGGTGTCTCCTCCACCACCTACGAGATCCACTTCGAGGAGATCCAGGAGCTGTACCTCAGCGACATCGACTGGCTGAGCGCCACGATCGGCTTCGGCACGATCGGACGCGACGCCAACCTGGCGGGCCAGCCGATCCGCCTGCGGGCGGCACCGGGTGAGACCACCTACCCCAAGGGAATCGGGACGCACGCGAACTCCTCGATCGTCTACGACGTGAGCCAGTGGGACTTCAACCGGTTCAGCACGGTCGTGGGCATCGAGCAGTCGGCCAGCAGCGGCGGTCGTCCGTTCCAGTTCCGCATCTCGCTCGACGGCCAGGTGGCCTGGACCTCCCCGTCCATGACGAAGGAGACGCCGGGTCTGCCGGTCGAGCTCGACATCGAGGGCGTCAAGCAGGTCAAGCTCGACGTGACCTTCCTCGGCGCGAACAACGGTCACGGCCACGCCGCCTGGGCCGACGCGAAGCTGTGGAGCGTCGAGGAGCCGGAGGAGCCGGGCGAGGCCCTGCAGCTCTCGGACATCGGCTGGCAGTCCGCGTCCAGCGGGTACCTGACCACCAGTCGTGACCAGACGGTCGACGGCAAGCCGCTGCAGGTCGTCTCCAGCGGCACCGACACGGTGACGTTCGAGAAGGGCCTCGGCGTCCACGCCAACAGCTCGGTGGTCTACGACCTCACCAACCGCAGCTACGCCACCCTCGCCGGCACCGCCGGTGTGGGTCGCAACGCGAGCCAGGACGGCAACCTGTTCGTCTTCTCGATCCTGGTGGACGGCGAGGAGGTGTGGAGCTCCGGCCAGGTGCGCCGCAGCACCCCGGCCAAGCCGTTCGAGCTCGACATCGCCGGGGCCGCCCGGCTCGAGCTGAGGATGACCGCGGTGGCCAGCAACAGCCACGGCCACGGCGTCTGGGGCTCGGCCCGTCTGGAGGACCCGATCGACGTCGCCCCGACGGCGGTCACGGTCACCCCGGGCACGGCCACGCTCTCGCTCGGCGCGACGACGACGCTCGCCGCCGCCGTCGCCCCGGCCGAGGCCAACCAGGCCGTGACGTGGACCTCCTCGGACCCGACCGTCGCCACGGTCGGTCCGAACGGTCTCGTCACCGCCCGCAAGGCCGGCACGGCCGTCGTCACCGCGGCCTCCGCCGTCGACGGCGCGATCACCGGGACCGCCACCATCACGGTGACGGCCATCGTCCCGACGTCGCTGACGGTCACCCCGGCCAGCGCCTCGATCGTGGCCGGTACGACGACGACGCTCACCGCGCAGGCGCTCCCCGCCGAGGCGGTCCAGGCCGTCGAGTGGTCCTCGTCGGACACCTCGGTGCTCACCGTGAGCCCGACCGGCGTCGTCACCGGCCGCGAGCCGGGGACGGCGACCATCACGGCGTCCTCGCTCGCCGACCCGTCGCGCTACGCCGAGGCCACCGTGCGCGTCACGGGTCCGGTCCCGGCCACCGTGGCGATCACCCCGGCGTCCTCCCAGGTCGTCGTCGGCGCCACCGTCACCCTCGCGGCGACGGTCGCCCCGGCCACCGCCGAGCAGTCGGTGACCTGGTCGGTCTCCGACCCGGCCGTCGCCACGGTCAGCGCCGCGGGCGTCGTCAGCGGGCTCCGGGCGGGGACGGTGACGGTCACGGCCGCTTCCGACGCCGATCCGGCTCGCCGGGCGACGGCCACGGTCGTGGTCCGGGCTCCGGCCCCCACGGCGGTCACCGTCACCCCGACGGCGACGCAGCTCGAGGCCGGCGCGACCGCGCAGCTCTCGGCCTCGATCGCTCCGGCCGCGGCCGACCAGGCCGTCACGTGGCGGACCTCCGACGCGGCGGTCGCGACCGTCGACGCCGCAGGGCTCGTCACGGCGCTGGCTGCCGGCACGGCCGAGATCACCGCCACCTCGGTGGCGGACGGCACGAAGGCGGCCTCGGCCACCGTCACGGTCACCACGCAGGCGCCCCCGGCGCCGACCGCGGTCACCGTGACGCCGACGACGACCACGCTCGAGGAGGGGGACTCGACGGCGATCGTCGCGGCCGTGCTCCCCGCGGGTGCCGTGCAGACGGTCACCTGGAGCTCCTCGGACGCGGCCGTCGCCACGGTCGACGCCACCGGCGTCGTCACGGCCCTCCGGGCGGGCACGGCGACCGTGACGGCCACCTCGACCGCCGACGGCACCCGCTCGGCGGGCGTCGCGGTCACGGTGACCCGACCGGCCCCGACGTCCGTCGTCGTCGCCCCGACGAGCCTCGATCTGACGGTCGGTGCGCAGGCGCCGCTGACGGCGACGGTCCTCCCGGCCGCCGCCGACCAGGCCGTCACGTGGGTCTCCTCCGACGAGACGGTCGCCACCGTCACCGCGGCGGGGGTCGTCACGGCCCGTGCCGCCGGCACGGCCACCGTCACGGCGCGCTCCGTCGCGACCGGCGTGGTGGGCGACGTCGCGGTCACCGTGACCGAGGCCGCCTCGCCGTTCCTGGACGTCGCGTCGGACAACCTGTTCTACGCGGAGATCGTGTGGCTCTTCCGGAGCAACATCAGCACCGGGTGGGTCGACGGTCAGGGCAACGCCGAGTTCCGTCCGCTCTCCCCGGTCAACCGGGACGCGATGGCGGCGTTCCTCTACCGCCTCGCGGGTTCGCCGACGTTCGTGGAGCCCGAGACCTCGCCGTTCGTGGACGTGGCCAAGGACAACCTCTTCTACAAGGAGATCTCGTGGCTGCACGCCGAGGGCATCTCCACCGGATGGTCCCTGCCGGGTCAGCCGGGTCGGAGCGAGTTCCGTCCGCTGGCTCCCGTGGCGCGCGACGCCATGGCGGCCTTCCTGGCCCGGTTCGCCGACGGCGTGCTGAACAGGGACGTCGAGGGGTTCGACCCGCCCGCGGTGTCGCCGTTCGTCGACGTCACGACGGACAACCTGTACTACCGCGAGATCGCGTGGCTGGCCCACGAGGGGATCTCGAGCGGTTGGGACGTGGAGGGTCAGGACGGGCTCAAGGAGTTCCGTCCCCTGAGCTCCATCAACCGTGACGCGATGGCGAAGTTCATGTTCGAGCTGATGGTCGAGGCGCCGTAGTCGATCCGCCGTCGAGCACGACGGAGGCCGGGACCCCCTGCAGTGCACCGGGGTCCCGGCCTTCGCCGTTCCCGGGGGCCCGTCGGGGCGATGATGGAGCCATGGGAACAGCACTGGTCACCGGCGCGAGCGCCGGCCTCGGACGTGAGTTCGCCTGGCAGCTCGCCGAGGCGCACCACGATCTCGTCCTCGTGGCGCGCGACGCCGAGCGGCTCGAGACGCTCGCGGCCCAGCTGCGCGCCGTCGGTGGCATCCACGTCGAGGTGCTGCCGGCCGACCTCGGGGTGGACGACGACGTGCAGCGCGTCGCCGCCCGGCTCCGCGCCGTCGAGCGCCCGGTCGGGCT
This window harbors:
- a CDS encoding exodeoxyribonuclease III gives rise to the protein MQIATWNVNSIRARVDRVTAWLERTGVDVLAMQETKCKDAQFPMLPFEAIGYEVVHHGLNQWNGVAIASKVGITDVETAFPQQPGFGDPLVTEARAIGATCGGVRVWSLYVPNGRTITDPHYTYKLEWLKALRDSAEQWSASPTPTMLVGDWNIAPLDSDVWDRAFFEGSTHVTVPERDALTAVEAAGFTEMTRQFTPDEFTYWDYTQLRFPKRQGMRIDLALGSPSAAARLTGARIDREERKGKGASDHAPVIVELADV
- a CDS encoding septum formation family protein, which produces MAKDPGGGDDGGSGGHDVPAVPAIPLAGPGPNGAAAPTAWEPGASRSPYAAPPRPVTPAATAGGTTGVTGAPGRPWDPPPGGFGGPAAPGQGAPAPAASTGPDVPFALPQMARAPLDGVAVASVVAGALGTGPIALALGIVGLRRTTRAWRRSPRIATAGIALGAVGTIGWVVVGVVAALGGFTTSGGTSEAGDVAEPRTVHPSLVAPGNCVELLPAQQEVGEVTLVPCAQDHVAQALTTWELDDASYPGPEGALKTAEDICTAELAERGLDGAEYLPWWFVPTPAAWDEGERTATCLVRSSGSLLTVDLVG
- a CDS encoding Ig-like domain-containing protein → MQLDLPWGVERAPVLDADTEAPEVVETDADVTLTGDDFELVIDKITGLITSFVADGEELLLEGPTPDFWRPSTQNDVRNSLAARTAPWREAGRNVAVEEVTITETEAGTVNVQLTGSLPTPTSPEYRLGYIVTSDGEVVIRSTMAGESQLAELPAMGTALVLPGEYDNVTWLGRGPGENWNDRNFATTVGLWESTVDEQVYPFPIPQATGHHTDVRWATLTNEAGSGLLVGAVDEPIQFAALPYSEAEITDTSHHHDLEADGNVHLAVDGAQQGLGHQWGSPALPKYTLQSRDAHSFEFLLRPITAADDVNALARRTIDLDLLSSITVDGQPIETFHTDVTDYTITFSGAIERDVPVVAAAPASDGVEITVTQSEDIPGTATVTATSADGVSSTTYEIHFEEIQELYLSDIDWLSATIGFGTIGRDANLAGQPIRLRAAPGETTYPKGIGTHANSSIVYDVSQWDFNRFSTVVGIEQSASSGGRPFQFRISLDGQVAWTSPSMTKETPGLPVELDIEGVKQVKLDVTFLGANNGHGHAAWADAKLWSVEEPEEPGEALQLSDIGWQSASSGYLTTSRDQTVDGKPLQVVSSGTDTVTFEKGLGVHANSSVVYDLTNRSYATLAGTAGVGRNASQDGNLFVFSILVDGEEVWSSGQVRRSTPAKPFELDIAGAARLELRMTAVASNSHGHGVWGSARLEDPIDVAPTAVTVTPGTATLSLGATTTLAAAVAPAEANQAVTWTSSDPTVATVGPNGLVTARKAGTAVVTAASAVDGAITGTATITVTAIVPTSLTVTPASASIVAGTTTTLTAQALPAEAVQAVEWSSSDTSVLTVSPTGVVTGREPGTATITASSLADPSRYAEATVRVTGPVPATVAITPASSQVVVGATVTLAATVAPATAEQSVTWSVSDPAVATVSAAGVVSGLRAGTVTVTAASDADPARRATATVVVRAPAPTAVTVTPTATQLEAGATAQLSASIAPAAADQAVTWRTSDAAVATVDAAGLVTALAAGTAEITATSVADGTKAASATVTVTTQAPPAPTAVTVTPTTTTLEEGDSTAIVAAVLPAGAVQTVTWSSSDAAVATVDATGVVTALRAGTATVTATSTADGTRSAGVAVTVTRPAPTSVVVAPTSLDLTVGAQAPLTATVLPAAADQAVTWVSSDETVATVTAAGVVTARAAGTATVTARSVATGVVGDVAVTVTEAASPFLDVASDNLFYAEIVWLFRSNISTGWVDGQGNAEFRPLSPVNRDAMAAFLYRLAGSPTFVEPETSPFVDVAKDNLFYKEISWLHAEGISTGWSLPGQPGRSEFRPLAPVARDAMAAFLARFADGVLNRDVEGFDPPAVSPFVDVTTDNLYYREIAWLAHEGISSGWDVEGQDGLKEFRPLSSINRDAMAKFMFELMVEAP